A window of Haloarcula sp. H-GB4 contains these coding sequences:
- a CDS encoding amino acid ABC transporter substrate-binding protein, with the protein MTGKQDRRAFLKVAGSTGVLGLTGLAGCSGNGGDGSSDGGDGSGGGDGGSTGESGSGTNVITLGGSMSLTGDNADLGQLYKDAYELTIQRINESGGIEAGDGNTYELDMVLRDDGTDASQSKSIYQELIDREGIDYLLGPYSSTVTLPASAVAAQNQKPMVEGGGASPEIFAQGNEWIFGLLPTANKYAKSYIDMCLAQDSAPESIAILAEDGTFSQSTAEGARNKISNTDLELVVDQTFPSDTSDLSTNLGRVRDSGADILLLCAHQKHNIILANQMESQDVNVDAAMGTVGSLNDSFKDEAGANGDYMYGPSSWAVNADFDDPVFGKTGDFVSGIEENYDYTPDYHSAAGEAVILTFMNAFQNVDELNPTAVRDHIRQTEFSTVYGTVAFDDSGVIDKNMLVYQWQPESDLQIVYPDNVAQSDPVYPMPGWSER; encoded by the coding sequence GCTCGCTGGCTGTTCCGGTAACGGTGGCGACGGTAGTAGTGACGGGGGCGATGGAAGTGGTGGCGGTGACGGTGGCTCTACCGGGGAAAGCGGTAGTGGAACGAACGTCATCACCCTTGGCGGGTCGATGAGTCTCACGGGAGACAACGCCGACCTCGGGCAGTTGTACAAGGACGCCTACGAACTGACCATCCAGCGCATCAACGAGTCCGGTGGCATCGAGGCTGGCGACGGCAACACGTACGAACTGGATATGGTGCTCCGTGACGACGGGACCGACGCTTCCCAGTCGAAGTCGATCTATCAGGAACTCATCGACCGCGAGGGGATCGACTACCTGCTCGGGCCGTACTCCAGTACGGTCACCCTGCCCGCGAGCGCCGTGGCCGCACAGAACCAGAAGCCGATGGTCGAGGGCGGTGGTGCGAGCCCGGAGATTTTCGCACAGGGTAACGAGTGGATTTTCGGCCTCCTGCCGACGGCGAACAAGTACGCCAAGAGCTACATCGATATGTGCCTCGCGCAGGACTCGGCACCTGAGTCTATCGCGATTCTTGCCGAGGACGGCACGTTCAGCCAGTCGACCGCGGAGGGCGCACGTAACAAGATCAGCAACACAGATCTAGAACTGGTCGTCGACCAGACGTTCCCGTCGGATACGTCTGACCTCTCGACGAACCTTGGCAGGGTTCGGGACAGTGGCGCAGATATCCTCCTGTTGTGTGCCCACCAGAAGCACAACATCATCCTGGCCAACCAGATGGAGAGTCAGGACGTCAACGTCGATGCGGCGATGGGAACCGTCGGGAGCCTCAACGACTCGTTCAAGGATGAGGCCGGCGCGAACGGCGACTATATGTACGGGCCATCCTCGTGGGCAGTCAACGCGGACTTCGACGACCCGGTGTTCGGCAAAACCGGCGACTTCGTCTCCGGCATCGAGGAGAACTACGACTACACGCCGGACTACCACAGTGCGGCTGGCGAGGCGGTCATCCTCACCTTCATGAACGCCTTCCAGAACGTCGACGAACTCAACCCGACGGCGGTCCGGGACCACATCCGCCAGACCGAGTTCTCGACAGTGTACGGCACCGTCGCCTTCGATGACAGCGGCGTCATCGACAAGAACATGCTGGTCTACCAGTGGCAGCCTGAGTCCGACCTTCAGATAGTGTACCCGGACAACGTGGCGCAGTCTGATCCGGTGTACCCGATGCCTGGCTGGAGCGAGCGCTGA